The following are from one region of the Roseobacter fucihabitans genome:
- a CDS encoding SseB family protein, with product MTQETALDRAHAAMEAAPQEDAARLRYFEKLAESEMFLMLAQDAGDGDQVTPEVFELEDGRYVLVFDREERLAQFAGQPVPYVALSGRVIAGMLAGQGIGLGVNLDVTPSAMLLPHRAVDWLHATLGNAPDEVEAKITQMHPPAGLPEALITALDGKLATAMGLAQCAYLIGVSYDTGGRGHLLGFVQAVPEAQDALTKAVAEALTFSGIEAGALDVGFFRAGDPIVAQMDKVGLRFDLPQLQEPTLRRVPAPGSDPQRPPKLR from the coding sequence ATGACACAAGAAACCGCGCTGGACCGCGCGCATGCCGCGATGGAGGCCGCCCCCCAGGAGGACGCGGCCCGGCTGCGATATTTCGAAAAACTGGCGGAAAGCGAGATGTTTCTGATGCTGGCGCAGGACGCGGGTGACGGGGATCAGGTCACGCCGGAGGTGTTTGAGCTTGAGGATGGGCGCTATGTGCTGGTGTTTGATCGCGAAGAGCGACTGGCCCAGTTTGCCGGACAACCGGTGCCTTATGTGGCGCTGTCGGGACGCGTGATTGCGGGCATGCTGGCCGGGCAGGGCATCGGGTTGGGGGTGAACCTTGATGTGACGCCATCGGCTATGTTGCTGCCGCATAGGGCGGTGGATTGGCTGCACGCCACACTTGGCAACGCACCCGATGAGGTCGAAGCGAAAATCACGCAGATGCATCCGCCTGCGGGTCTGCCAGAGGCGCTGATCACGGCGCTGGATGGCAAATTGGCAACCGCCATGGGGCTTGCACAATGCGCGTATCTGATTGGTGTGTCTTATGATACGGGCGGGCGCGGCCATCTTTTGGGGTTTGTGCAGGCCGTGCCAGAAGCCCAGGATGCCCTGACCAAGGCAGTCGCAGAGGCGCTGACTTTTTCGGGCATCGAAGCGGGAGCACTTGACGTCGGGTTCTTCCGCGCGGGTGATCCGATTGTGGCGCAAATGGATAAGGTTGGGCTGCGGTTTGATTTGCCGCAGTTGCAGGAACCGACCCTGCGCAGGGTTCCGGCTCCGGGGTCCGACCCGCAAAGACCGCCAAAACTGCGTTAA